TCCGTCGCTCGACGTCGACGTGACGTGGGCGTCCGCGTCCGACGTCGCACCGATCACCGTCGAGGGCGTCGAGCCGTGGAGCGCCGAACTGCCGCGGCTGTACGACGCGACGCTGTCGACCGGCACCGCCGCCGGCGGACGCACGGGCGGCGAGACCGTCTCGCTCCGCCTCGGCTTCCGGTCGGTGCGCATCGAGGGCGACCGGTTCCTCGTGAACGGCGAGCGCGTGGTCTTCCACGGCGTGAACCGGCACGAGACCCACCCCGTGCGCGGGCGCGTCTTCGACGAGGAGCACGCCCGCGCCGACATGGCGCTCATGAAGCGGAGCAACGTCAACGCGATCCGCACCTCGCACTACCCGCCGCACCCGCGCGTGCTCGACCTCGCGGACGAGCTCGGGTTCTGGGTGGTCCTCGAGTGCGACCTGGAGACCCACGGCTTCCTGTTCACCGGGTGGGTGGGCAACCCCTCCGACGACCCGGCCTGGCGCGACGCGTACCTCGACCGGATCGCGCGGACGGTCGAGCGGGACAAGAACCACCCGTCGATCGTCATGTGGTCCCTCGGCAACGAGTCGGGCACCGGTCGGAACCTCGCGGCCATGTCGCAGTGGGTGCACGACCGCGACGACGAGCGGCCGGTCCACTACGAGGGCGACTACACGGGTGAGTACACCGACGTGTACTCGCGCATGTACCCGACGCTGCAGGAGACCGAGTCGATCGGTGGTGGCACGCCCACGCCCCTGATGGAGTGCGGCCCGGCCGAGGCGGCACGGCAGCGGTCGAAGCCGTTCATCCACTGCGAGTACGTGCACGCGATGGGCAACGGACCGGGGCAGATCGCCGAGTACGAGGCCCTCGTGGACAAGTACCCGCGGCTCCACGGCGGCTTCGTGTGGGAGTGGCGGGACCACGGCCTGCTCACCCACACCGCCGACGGCACGCCGTACTACGGGTACGGCGGCGACTTCGGCGAGGTCGTGCACGACGGCAACTTCGTGATGGACGGCCTCGTGCTGCCCGACGACACCCCGACCCCTGGCCTCGCGGAGTTCGCGGCCGTCGTGGCGCCGATCCGGATGTCGTCGTCGGACACCACGCTGCTCGTCGAGAACCGGTACCACTCGGCCTCGACCGCGGGACTCCGCTTCAGCTGGACGCTGTCGCGGAACGGCGAGGTCGAGGCGTCCGGGCGGCTCGCACCCGGCGTGATCGCCGCTCGGGCGTCCGCGACCGTGCCCGTGCCGGACGAGGTGCTGCAGGCCGCCGCCGGCTCGGTCGCACCCGGCGACGAGCTCTGGTTCGACGTGACCGCGGAGCTCGCCGGACCGACCGCGTGGGCGGACACCGGCCACGTCGTGGCACGCACGCAGCGGCTCGTCGCGAGCCGACCGGCGGACGCGCCACGGGCCTCCCGGCAGGGGTGGGACGGCGACCGTCTCGGCGACGGCACCTTCACCGCCCGCGGTGACCTGGTCTCGTTCAAGGGCCACGAGGTCGCCGGACCGCGACTCGAGCTCTGGCGCGCGCCGACGGACAACGACCGGCTGTCGTCACAGGGCGGCTACGAGACGGCCGACCCCGTGCTCACTGGCGGCGTCGGCGACCCGGACGCTCCGGCGTCGGCCGAGCGGTGGGTCGAGCGTGGGCTCGACCGGCTGACGCACCGGCTGGTGTCGGTCGACCGCACGGCGGACGGCCTCGTGCAGCGGGTCCGGGTCGCGGCGGCGAACAGCGGGTGGGGCGTCGACGTCACACACCGCTGGACCCTGACGGACGCCGGACTGCAGCTGCAGACGGACGCCGTGCCGTTCGGGGCGTGGGACGTCACGTGGCCGCGGTTCGGCGTGCGGTTCGACCTGCCCGTGTCGTTCCTCGACGAGACCGCGACGTGGTTCGGCACCGGTCCGGAGGAGTCCTACTCGGACTCCGACCACGCGGCCCGGGTCGGACGCTTCACTGCGCCGGTCCGCTCGCTGACGGTCGAGTACTCGCGGCCGCAGGAGTCCGGCCACCGGCCTGAACTGCGGTCGCTGAGCGTCGGCGACCTCACCGTGACGACGGTCGGCTCCCACCGCGCGGGCTTCACGCTCACGCCGTGGACCGCGCAGCAGGTCACGCGCGCCGGGCACCCGTACGAGCTGCCGACGCCGGACCACGCGTACCTGTACCTCGACGTCGCGCAGCACGGGCTGGGCTCGCGGGCGTGCGGCCTCGACGTGCTGCCAGAGCACCAGCTGTGGCCGCACGCGGCGTCGTGGAGCGTGGTGCTGGGCTAGAGCGGGGCGGCGCGTTCGCGCCGCGAAGAACTACGGAAGCGACATCGAACCGGGCACTCAACCCGGTTCGATGTCGCTTCCGTGGTTCGATGCGACCGCGCGGCGCGCCCGCCGCGCTACGCGCCGAGTGCGCGCAGCGCCTCCGGGTCGCTCTGCTCGAGGAACGCCGTCAGCCGCTCGGGCTCGCCGTCCTCGCCGATCGCCTCGGCCGCCCGACGCAGCGCGAACAGCGCCCGGAGCACGCCGCGGTTCGGCTCGTGCGACCACGGCACCGGACCGGCTCCGCGCCACCCGGCCTTCCGCAGCGCGTCGAGCCCGCGGTGGTACCCGACCCGGGCGTAGGCGTACGACTCGAGCGTCGCACCGCGGTCCCAGGCCTCGTCGGCGAGGAGCGCCCACGCGAGGCTCGACGACGGGTGCGACACCACCACGGAGGCGACGGGAGCGTCCGCGGCGAGCGCCGACGTCACCTCCGGTTCCTCGGGCAGCAGGGTCTCGGGGGTGGCTGGGTTCGGCAGCAGGTTCTCCGGCATGCCTCCAGCCTGTCACCTCTTGCGCGGTAGCACCCCCGGGCGTACCGTGGTGGCCCACCCCGTCGTCACCACGGGGTCGCGGTGCGGGACGACCGGCCGCCGCCACGGGTGACGGCCACGGGGGTCCCCGACGGAAGCAGATGAGTTGCTGTCGATCACCGGTTCCGCTCAGCCCACGCGCTGACACCGTGATCGCGCCCGCCGTCGGGCGCTCCACCGCTCGTGCCCGACCGCACGGTGGTGGCTCCGGTGTCGTGCGCCCAGCACCGACAACCGGGGAGGCACCCGTATGCCCATCAGTCAGTCCGTCGTCCTGAACGACCTCAGTTTCGCCTGGCCCGACGGCACCGTCGCGCTCGACCACCTCACCGCCGCCTTCGGCCGCGGCCGCACCGGCCTGGTCGGGAGGAACGGGGCCGGCAAGTCCACGCTCGTCCGGCTGGTCACGGGGCAGCTCCACCCCACCTCGGGATCGGTCACGACGACCGGTCCGGTCGACCTGCTGCCGCAGCGCCTGACCGCGCGGCCCGACGACAGCGTCACGGACCTCCTCGGCATCCGACCGACGGTCACGGCGCTCCGCGCGGTCCTCGGCGGCGACGCGTCACCGGAGCACTTCGACGTGATCGGCGACGACTGGGACGTCGAGGAGCAGGCCGCCGCCGCACTG
This is a stretch of genomic DNA from Curtobacterium sp. 458. It encodes these proteins:
- a CDS encoding glycoside hydrolase family 2 TIM barrel-domain containing protein, which gives rise to MTVTAQPSADSARADLASTAPGSDSRLAPRAWLHTDAPSLSLDGEWDFRWSPVADVPVPGADDDWGTLPVPSHWVLHGHGAPSYTNLQYPFPIDPPHPPEENPTGDHRRTFSLPDSFDAAARVVLRFDGVESHFRVWLNGSLVGWSTGSRLVTEFDVTALLRPGSNELLVRVHQWSGASYLEDQDQWWLPGIFRDVTLLARPTAAIDDVFVRAGWAPVLGSAATAGTAASGRPSTGTGTITVPTLDAVFPVRFAVPSLDVDVTWASASDVAPITVEGVEPWSAELPRLYDATLSTGTAAGGRTGGETVSLRLGFRSVRIEGDRFLVNGERVVFHGVNRHETHPVRGRVFDEEHARADMALMKRSNVNAIRTSHYPPHPRVLDLADELGFWVVLECDLETHGFLFTGWVGNPSDDPAWRDAYLDRIARTVERDKNHPSIVMWSLGNESGTGRNLAAMSQWVHDRDDERPVHYEGDYTGEYTDVYSRMYPTLQETESIGGGTPTPLMECGPAEAARQRSKPFIHCEYVHAMGNGPGQIAEYEALVDKYPRLHGGFVWEWRDHGLLTHTADGTPYYGYGGDFGEVVHDGNFVMDGLVLPDDTPTPGLAEFAAVVAPIRMSSSDTTLLVENRYHSASTAGLRFSWTLSRNGEVEASGRLAPGVIAARASATVPVPDEVLQAAAGSVAPGDELWFDVTAELAGPTAWADTGHVVARTQRLVASRPADAPRASRQGWDGDRLGDGTFTARGDLVSFKGHEVAGPRLELWRAPTDNDRLSSQGGYETADPVLTGGVGDPDAPASAERWVERGLDRLTHRLVSVDRTADGLVQRVRVAAANSGWGVDVTHRWTLTDAGLQLQTDAVPFGAWDVTWPRFGVRFDLPVSFLDETATWFGTGPEESYSDSDHAARVGRFTAPVRSLTVEYSRPQESGHRPELRSLSVGDLTVTTVGSHRAGFTLTPWTAQQVTRAGHPYELPTPDHAYLYLDVAQHGLGSRACGLDVLPEHQLWPHAASWSVVLG
- a CDS encoding DUF3151 domain-containing protein, which produces MPENLLPNPATPETLLPEEPEVTSALAADAPVASVVVSHPSSSLAWALLADEAWDRGATLESYAYARVGYHRGLDALRKAGWRGAGPVPWSHEPNRGVLRALFALRRAAEAIGEDGEPERLTAFLEQSDPEALRALGA